The Afipia massiliensis genome has a segment encoding these proteins:
- the rpsC gene encoding 30S ribosomal protein S3, translating into MGQKINPIGLRLGINRTWDSRWFAGKNEYAKLLHEDIRIRAMLMKELKQAAVARIVIERPHKKCRVSIHSARPGVVIGKKGADIDKLRQKVAAITESDVVINIIEIRKPELDATLVAESIAQQLERRVAFRRAMKRAVQSAMRLGAEGIRINCSGRLGGAEIARMEWYREGRVPLHTLRADVDYGVATAFTTFGTCGVKVWIFKGEILEHDPMAQDKRMAEGDSGRPRRDAA; encoded by the coding sequence ATGGGTCAGAAGATCAATCCAATCGGGCTGCGTCTGGGCATTAACCGGACTTGGGATTCCCGTTGGTTCGCCGGCAAGAACGAGTATGCGAAGCTCCTCCACGAGGACATCCGCATCCGCGCCATGCTGATGAAGGAACTGAAGCAGGCTGCGGTCGCGCGCATCGTGATCGAGCGTCCGCACAAGAAGTGCCGTGTGTCGATTCACTCGGCGCGTCCGGGCGTCGTGATCGGCAAGAAGGGCGCTGACATCGACAAGCTGCGCCAGAAGGTTGCCGCGATCACCGAGTCCGACGTGGTCATCAACATCATCGAAATCCGCAAGCCGGAGCTCGATGCGACCCTGGTCGCCGAATCGATCGCGCAGCAGCTTGAGCGCCGTGTTGCGTTCCGCCGCGCCATGAAGCGCGCCGTTCAGTCGGCGATGCGTCTGGGCGCCGAAGGCATCCGCATCAACTGCTCGGGCCGTCTCGGCGGCGCTGAAATCGCACGTATGGAATGGTATCGTGAAGGCCGCGTGCCTTTGCACACGCTGCGCGCTGACGTGGACTACGGTGTCGCCACCGCGTTCACGACCTTCGGCACCTGCGGCGTCAAGGTCTGGATCTTCAAGGGTGAAATCCTCGAGCACGATCCGATGGCTCAGGACAAGCGTATGGCCGAAGGCGACAGCGGACGTCCGCGTCGCGATGCGGCTTGA
- the rpsN gene encoding 30S ribosomal protein S14 produces the protein MAKKSSVEKNNRRQKMTKNAAAKRSRLKAIIADKKKPMEERFAATIKLAEMPRNSSATRIRNRCEISGRSRAVYRKNKMSRIALRDYGSKGLIPGLVKSSW, from the coding sequence ATGGCGAAGAAAAGTTCAGTCGAGAAGAATAACCGGCGTCAGAAGATGACGAAGAACGCTGCGGCCAAGCGCTCGCGCTTGAAGGCGATCATCGCCGACAAGAAGAAGCCGATGGAAGAGCGTTTCGCGGCGACGATCAAGCTCGCCGAGATGCCGCGCAATTCGTCGGCGACCCGCATCCGCAACCGCTGCGAAATCAGCGGCCGGTCGCGCGCGGTCTATCGCAAGAACAAGATGAGCCGCATCGCGCTCCGTGATTATGGCTCGAAGGGCCTGATCCCGGGCCTCGTGAAGTCCAGCTGGTAA
- the rplN gene encoding 50S ribosomal protein L14 codes for MIQMQTNLDVADNSGARRVMCIKVLGGSKRRYATVGDIIVVSIKEAIPRGKVKKGDVMKAVVVRVAKDIRRADGSVIRFDRNAAVLINNQSEPVGTRIFGPVPRELRAKNHMKIISLAPEVL; via the coding sequence ATGATTCAGATGCAGACCAACCTCGACGTGGCCGATAATTCCGGCGCGCGCCGTGTCATGTGCATCAAGGTTCTTGGAGGTTCCAAGCGCCGGTACGCGACTGTGGGTGACATCATTGTCGTTTCCATCAAGGAAGCCATCCCTCGCGGGAAGGTGAAGAAGGGCGACGTGATGAAAGCCGTCGTCGTTCGCGTTGCGAAGGATATTCGCCGCGCCGATGGTTCCGTTATCCGTTTCGACCGCAACGCGGCTGTGTTGATCAACAACCAGTCCGAACCGGTCGGCACCCGTATCTTCGGGCCGGTGCCGCGCGAGCTTCGCGCCAAGAACCACATGAAGATCATCTCGCTTGCGCCGGAGGTGCTGTAA
- the rplX gene encoding 50S ribosomal protein L24 produces the protein MAAKIRKGDKVIVLNGRDKGRTGEVFEVRPTESKALVRGVNLVKRHQKQTQAQEGGIITKESPIHLSNIAIVGKDGKPTRVGFKIQKDGTKVRVAKRSGAEIDG, from the coding sequence ATGGCTGCCAAGATCCGCAAGGGTGACAAGGTTATCGTGCTGAATGGCCGCGACAAGGGCCGGACTGGCGAAGTGTTCGAGGTGCGTCCCACCGAGAGCAAGGCGCTGGTGCGTGGCGTCAACCTGGTGAAGCGTCACCAGAAGCAGACGCAGGCGCAGGAGGGCGGCATCATCACCAAGGAGTCGCCGATCCACCTGTCGAACATCGCGATCGTCGGCAAGGACGGCAAGCCGACCCGCGTCGGCTTCAAGATTCAGAAAGATGGCACCAAGGTGCGCGTCGCCAAGCGCTCGGGAGCAGAGATCGATGGCTGA
- the rpmC gene encoding 50S ribosomal protein L29 — protein sequence MADLKVEDIRAMSPDQMDEAVLNLKKERFNLRFQRATGQLENTSRLREARRDIARIKTVAAQKRAAQTKK from the coding sequence ATGGCCGATTTGAAAGTCGAAGATATCCGCGCGATGAGCCCCGATCAGATGGACGAAGCCGTCCTCAATCTGAAGAAGGAGCGTTTCAATCTGCGCTTCCAGCGCGCCACCGGGCAGCTCGAGAACACCTCGCGCCTGCGTGAGGCTCGCCGCGATATCGCACGCATCAAGACTGTCGCGGCGCAGAAGCGCGCCGCGCAGACCAAGAAGTAA
- the rpsH gene encoding 30S ribosomal protein S8 — MSTHDPISDLITRIRNAQMRSKSKVSTPGSKMRANVLEVLKAEGYIRGYAAVEHAGGHNELEIELKYFDGEPVIREIERVSKPGRRVYASVKNLPRVKNGLGISVLSTPKGIMADHDARDANVGGEVLFTVF, encoded by the coding sequence ATGTCAACGCACGATCCCATCAGCGATCTGATCACCCGCATCCGCAACGCGCAGATGCGCTCCAAGTCCAAGGTTTCGACACCGGGCTCGAAGATGCGCGCCAACGTTCTCGAAGTGCTGAAAGCCGAGGGTTATATCCGCGGTTACGCAGCGGTCGAGCATGCCGGCGGCCACAACGAGCTTGAGATCGAGCTGAAGTATTTCGATGGCGAGCCAGTTATCCGCGAAATCGAGCGGGTCTCGAAGCCAGGGCGTCGCGTGTACGCTTCGGTGAAGAACCTGCCGCGCGTGAAGAACGGTCTCGGCATTTCTGTGCTGTCGACGCCAAAGGGAATTATGGCTGACCACGACGCGCGTGACGCGAATGTGGGCGGCGAAGTTCTCTTCACGGTGTTCTAA
- the rplF gene encoding 50S ribosomal protein L6, whose product MSRVGKRPVPIVSGVTANLEGQTVKMKGPKGALQFVVHDDVSVEMKDGAITVAPRFETKRARSLYGTARAQIANLVEGVTKGFEKKLEITGVGYRAALQGKNLQLALGYSHDVIYPIPEGITITVPKPTEITIVGNDSQRVGQVAAEIRSYRPPEPYKGKGVKYANEFIFRKEGKKK is encoded by the coding sequence ATGTCACGCGTAGGCAAACGACCCGTTCCGATTGTCTCGGGCGTCACCGCGAATCTCGAAGGCCAGACGGTCAAGATGAAGGGGCCGAAAGGCGCACTTCAGTTTGTCGTGCACGACGACGTGTCGGTCGAAATGAAGGACGGCGCGATCACCGTTGCGCCGCGCTTCGAGACCAAGCGCGCGCGTTCGCTGTACGGGACCGCTCGCGCCCAGATCGCGAATCTGGTCGAAGGCGTCACCAAGGGCTTCGAGAAGAAGCTGGAAATTACCGGCGTCGGTTACCGCGCCGCGCTGCAGGGCAAGAACCTTCAGCTCGCGCTCGGTTACAGCCACGACGTGATCTACCCGATCCCGGAAGGGATCACGATCACCGTGCCGAAGCCGACCGAAATCACCATCGTCGGCAACGACAGCCAGCGCGTCGGCCAGGTTGCCGCCGAGATCCGCAGCTATCGTCCGCCGGAGCCCTACAAGGGCAAGGGCGTGAAGTACGCCAACGAATTTATCTTCCGCAAGGAAGGCAAGAAGAAGTAA
- the rpsE gene encoding 30S ribosomal protein S5 yields the protein MAGERERGGRERGGRDREERDSEFVDKLVHINRVAKVVKGGKRFGFAALVVIGDQKGRVGFGHGKAREVPEAIRKATESAKRNLTRVALREGRTLHHDIAGRHGAGRVYLRAAPAGTGIIAGGPMRAVFETLGIQDVVAKSIGSSNPYNMVRATFDALKHQDSPRSVANRRNIKVSTLQSRRVGGDAEAVAE from the coding sequence ATGGCAGGTGAACGCGAACGCGGCGGACGCGAGCGGGGCGGTCGGGATCGGGAAGAGCGCGACAGCGAGTTTGTCGACAAGCTCGTCCACATCAATCGTGTTGCGAAGGTCGTCAAGGGCGGCAAGCGCTTCGGTTTCGCAGCTCTGGTCGTCATCGGCGATCAGAAGGGCCGGGTCGGGTTCGGTCACGGCAAGGCGCGCGAAGTGCCTGAAGCGATCCGCAAGGCGACCGAGTCGGCCAAGCGCAACCTGACGCGCGTTGCTCTGCGCGAAGGCCGCACGCTGCATCACGACATCGCTGGCCGTCATGGCGCCGGCCGCGTCTATCTGCGCGCCGCGCCTGCCGGTACCGGCATCATCGCGGGTGGCCCGATGCGCGCTGTGTTCGAGACGCTCGGCATTCAGGACGTGGTGGCGAAGTCGATCGGTTCGTCGAACCCCTACAACATGGTTCGCGCGACGTTCGACGCGCTGAAGCATCAGGATTCGCCGCGTTCGGTTGCGAACCGCCGTAACATCAAGGTTTCCACGTTGCAGTCCCGCCGCGTCGGCGGCGACGCGGAAGCTGTCGCGGAATAA
- the rplO gene encoding 50S ribosomal protein L15 encodes MKLNEIADNSGSRKKRMRVGRGIGSGKGKQAGRGGKGQTARSGVRIKGFEGGQMPLHRRLPKRGFNNIFRLDLTEVNLDRLQEAIDAKKLDAKATVNAETLVKSGLLRRSKDGVRLLGRGELKAKLNIEVHGATKSAIEAVEKAGGTVKILAPAKDAAAQKAAAKKPNRKAS; translated from the coding sequence ATGAAGCTCAATGAGATCGCCGACAACAGCGGCTCGCGCAAGAAGCGCATGCGCGTTGGCCGTGGCATTGGCTCCGGCAAGGGCAAGCAGGCAGGTCGCGGCGGCAAGGGCCAGACCGCGCGTTCGGGCGTCCGCATCAAGGGCTTTGAAGGCGGCCAGATGCCGCTGCATCGCCGTCTGCCGAAGCGCGGCTTCAACAACATCTTCCGGCTCGACCTGACGGAGGTCAATCTCGACCGTCTTCAGGAAGCCATCGATGCCAAGAAGCTGGACGCCAAGGCGACCGTTAACGCGGAGACGCTGGTGAAGTCCGGTCTGCTGCGCCGTTCGAAGGACGGCGTGCGTCTGCTGGGCCGCGGCGAACTCAAGGCCAAGCTGAACATCGAAGTGCACGGCGCGACCAAGTCCGCGATCGAGGCAGTCGAGAAGGCCGGCGGAACGGTGAAGATCTTGGCACCGGCGAAGGACGCAGCCGCGCAGAAGGCTGCTGCCAAGAAGCCGAACAGGAAGGCCTCGTAA
- the rpmD gene encoding 50S ribosomal protein L30: MAKAATKTIKVEQTGSPIRRQAAQRATLIGLRLNKIGRVSELQDSPAIRGMIDKVKHLVRVVDEK, encoded by the coding sequence ATGGCCAAGGCCGCAACGAAAACCATCAAGGTCGAGCAGACCGGTAGCCCGATCCGCCGTCAGGCTGCGCAGCGTGCGACGCTGATCGGTCTGCGTCTCAACAAGATCGGCCGTGTCTCCGAGTTGCAGGATTCGCCTGCCATTCGTGGCATGATCGACAAGGTCAAGCACCTCGTCCGCGTCGTCGACGAGAAGTAA
- the rpsQ gene encoding 30S ribosomal protein S17 codes for MPKRTLQGVVVSDKQDKTIVVRVDRRFTHPIYKKTIRRSKNYHAHDENNQFKAGDVVRIEESKPLSKLKRWTVVQAETKTA; via the coding sequence ATGCCGAAGCGTACTCTCCAGGGCGTCGTCGTCAGCGACAAGCAGGACAAGACCATTGTCGTGCGCGTCGACCGCCGCTTCACCCACCCGATCTACAAGAAGACGATCCGACGTTCGAAGAACTATCACGCGCACGACGAGAACAATCAGTTCAAGGCAGGCGACGTGGTTCGAATTGAGGAAAGCAAACCACTCTCGAAGTTGAAGCGCTGGACGGTAGTCCAGGCCGAAACAAAAACAGCTTAA
- the rplP gene encoding 50S ribosomal protein L16, with product MMQPKKTKFRKAHKGRIHGVASSGATLSFGQFGLKAMAPERITARQIEAARRALTRHMKRAGRVWIRVFPDLPVSKKPAEVRMGSGKGTPELWVARVKPGRLIFEIDGVTQQTAKEALSLAAAKLPIKTRFVARIAE from the coding sequence ATGATGCAACCAAAGAAGACAAAGTTCCGCAAGGCGCATAAGGGCCGTATTCACGGCGTCGCCTCGTCGGGCGCGACGTTGTCTTTCGGCCAGTTCGGCCTGAAGGCGATGGCGCCGGAGCGCATCACCGCGCGCCAGATCGAAGCCGCTCGTCGCGCGCTGACCCGTCATATGAAGCGTGCCGGCCGCGTCTGGATCCGCGTGTTCCCGGATCTGCCGGTCTCGAAGAAACCCGCCGAAGTGCGAATGGGCTCGGGCAAGGGTACGCCGGAGTTGTGGGTTGCACGGGTGAAGCCAGGTCGTCTCATTTTCGAGATCGACGGCGTGACCCAGCAGACCGCGAAGGAAGCACTGTCGCTCGCCGCCGCCAAGCTTCCGATCAAGACGCGCTTCGTTGCGCGCATTGCGGAGTAA
- the rplR gene encoding 50S ribosomal protein L18: MSKLKVTNARRKQRVRLALRRTANGRPRLSVFRSSKHIYAQVIDDLKGETLASASSLEKTMRDAGKTGADIDAAKAVGKLLAERAVKNGVKEVVFDRGGYLYHGRVKALGDAARESGLSF, encoded by the coding sequence ATGTCGAAACTCAAGGTCACGAATGCCCGGCGCAAGCAGCGCGTACGTCTCGCGCTGCGCCGGACTGCGAACGGGCGTCCGCGCCTGTCGGTGTTCCGCTCGTCGAAGCACATCTACGCTCAGGTCATTGACGATCTGAAGGGCGAAACGCTGGCTTCGGCCTCGTCGCTGGAAAAGACGATGCGCGATGCCGGAAAGACCGGCGCCGACATCGATGCGGCGAAGGCTGTCGGCAAGCTGCTGGCGGAACGCGCTGTGAAGAACGGCGTCAAGGAAGTGGTTTTCGACCGTGGTGGTTATCTGTACCACGGCCGCGTCAAGGCGCTCGGCGACGCCGCGCGGGAAAGCGGCTTGAGTTTCTAA
- the rplE gene encoding 50S ribosomal protein L5 — protein sequence MAETAYVPRLRTQFDKEIRGKLVEQFGYTNALQVPVLDKVVLNMGIGEAVNDRKKVELAAADLALIAGQKPIVTHSRMAIATFKLREGQAIGAKVTLRKSKMYDFVDRLVNIALPRVRDFRGLNPKSFDGRGNYSLGLKEHLVFPEIDYDKSGETWGMDITICTTAATDDEARALLTAFNFPFRQ from the coding sequence ATGGCTGAGACCGCATACGTTCCGCGTCTCCGGACGCAATTCGACAAAGAGATTCGCGGCAAGCTGGTTGAGCAGTTCGGTTACACGAACGCCCTGCAGGTGCCGGTTCTCGATAAGGTCGTGCTCAACATGGGCATCGGCGAAGCCGTCAACGACCGCAAGAAGGTCGAACTGGCTGCCGCCGATCTCGCGCTGATCGCCGGTCAGAAGCCGATCGTCACGCATTCGCGCATGGCAATCGCGACCTTCAAGCTGCGTGAAGGCCAGGCCATCGGCGCCAAGGTGACGCTGCGCAAGTCCAAGATGTACGATTTCGTCGATCGTCTTGTGAACATCGCGCTGCCTCGCGTTCGCGACTTCCGTGGCCTCAATCCGAAGAGCTTCGACGGCAGGGGCAATTACTCCCTCGGCCTCAAGGAGCATCTGGTGTTCCCGGAAATCGACTACGACAAGTCGGGCGAGACCTGGGGCATGGACATTACGATCTGCACCACCGCTGCCACCGATGACGAGGCGCGTGCGTTGCTGACCGCATTCAATTTTCCGTTCCGGCAGTGA